The Lysobacter enzymogenes genome window below encodes:
- a CDS encoding LapA family protein codes for MRLIRVLIAVLCLAAGAVLGALNRQSVSIDLGFGFVPATSLGIVLIVSLLAGALIGGLAISASVVLPLRRRLARAERSSAGAQLPAVTAAEN; via the coding sequence ATGCGCCTGATCCGCGTACTCATCGCTGTGCTGTGCCTGGCCGCCGGCGCGGTCCTCGGCGCGCTCAACCGCCAGAGCGTCAGCATCGACCTGGGCTTCGGCTTCGTGCCGGCGACCTCGCTCGGCATCGTCCTGATCGTGTCGCTGCTGGCCGGCGCGCTGATCGGCGGGCTGGCGATCAGCGCCAGTGTGGTGCTGCCGCTGCGCCGGCGCCTCGCGCGCGCAGAGCGCTCCTCCGCCGGCGCGCAATTGCCGGCCGTCACCGCCGCCGAGAATTGA